One window of Dendropsophus ebraccatus isolate aDenEbr1 chromosome 13, aDenEbr1.pat, whole genome shotgun sequence genomic DNA carries:
- the ACYP1 gene encoding acylphosphatase-1 gives MTEADFLICLDFEVFGKVQGVFFRKYTQAEGTRLGLVGCVQNTERGTVRGHLQGPVAKVREMQRWLQETGSPKSRITRAQFHNERKIQQLDHVSFQIHK, from the exons ATGACAGAGGCCGACTTTCTCATCTGTCTGGATTTTGAGGTGTTTGGGAAGGTTCAAGGCGTTTTCTTTCGGAAGTACACCCAG GCGGAGGGGACCCGCTTGGGTCTTGTTGGATGCGTGCAGAATACAGAACGTGGGACAGTCAGAGGTCACTTACAAGGCCCAGTAGCCAAAGTGCGGGAGATGCAGCGATGGCTGCAGGAAACAGGGAGCCCCAAGTCCAGAATCACCAGGGCCCAATTCCACAATGAAAGGAAGATCCAGCAACTTGATCATGTCAGCTTCCAGATCCACAAGTGA
- the LOC138770607 gene encoding trichohyalin-like gives MARLELSPYRHIEAQAEGQLSSLRRGPQGPQGLSRLELLRSEYQERALRDKEDKMLKLLTQQQQQQQQRIKGYRVHQPPEDRAWASNWTVPKRTAGVDRAHPLRPVFPRTPSAHITATAAKVPLPYVRSKSGPGRPDQWQELEKSEMNLEAEIRKKEALLREKLRRTEEELRRIQRERQEEEQGVREIQRERQEEEQGVREIQRERQEEQGVREIQRERQEEERGVREIQRERQEEEQGVREIQRERQEEERGVREIQRERQEEGRGVREIQRERQEEERGVREIQRERQEEERGVREIRRGREEEERGVREIRRGREEEERGVREIRRGREEAERGVREIRRGREEAEQGAREIQRERQEEDRGVREIQRERQEEERGVQEIQRGREEAERGVREIRRGREEAERGAREIRRGREEAERGAREIRRGREEAEQGAREIRRGREEAERGVREIRRGREEAERGALEIRRGPEEAERGAREIRRGPEEVERGALEIRRGPEEAEQGALEIQRGREEAEQGALEIQRGREEAKQGVREIQTEWGVQEIQRGREEAERGVREIQRGREEAERGVREIQRGREEAERGVKEIRSNKMGPRLEDRGTGSHVEAGKASPLSRDHYTRGNWKASPLYIGESDLTFPSSQRPSLSHVEDVFCRLKLETGGVQDGERPPSGNLEEKNNPQSLGQPLVPCLLCGRRFMEHRLQKHSVVCEKTQRSRRKVFDSSKARAKGTDLEQYLQKKGRRPSPPPQVGTTSWRQKHESFLRTIRQTRVVQDVVARGGRISDLPPLPPEENPDYLTCPHCSRRFAPRAAERHIPKCETIKSKPRPPPARRR, from the exons ATGGCCAGGCTGGAGCTGTCTCCTTACCGCCACATTGAGGCCCAGGCTGAGGGGCAGCTGTCCTCCCTCCGGAGGGGGCCCCAGGGGCCCCAGGGGCTGTCCAGACTGGAGCTGCTGAGGAGTGAGTACCAGGAGAGGGCGCTGCGGGACAAGGAGGACAAGATGCTAAAGCTGCTGACacaacaacagcaacaacagcagcagcgcATCAAGGGTTACAGGGTCCACCAGCCCCCAGAGGACAGGGCCTGGGCCTCCAACTGGACTGTGCCTAAAAGGACTGCGGGGGTGGACAGGGCACACCCTCTAAGGCCCGTCTTCCCCCGCACCCCGTCCGCTCACATCACAGCCACCGCCGCCAAAGTCCCGCTGCCTTATGTGCGCTCCAAGTCCGGACCCGGCCGTCCTGACCAATGGCAGGAGCTGGAGAAAAGCGAGATGAACCTGGAGGCCGAGATCCGCAAGAAGGAGGCGCTGCTCCGAGAAAAGCTGCGGAGGACGGAGGAAGAGCTGAGGCGGATCCAGAGAGAACGGCAGGAGGAGGAACAGGGGGTCCGAGAGATCCAGAGAGAACGGCAGGAGGAGGAACAGGGGGTCCGAGAGATCCAGAGAGAACGGCAGGAGGAACAGGGGGTCCGAGAGATCCAGAGAGAACGGCAGGAGGAGGAACGGGGGGTCCGAGAGATCCAGAGAGAACGGCAGGAGGAGGAACAGGGGGTCCGAGAGATCCAGAGAGAACGGCAGGAGGAGGAACGGGGGGTCCGAGAGATCCAGAGAGAACGGCAGGAGGAGGGACGGGGGGTCCGAGAGATCCAGAGAGAACGGCAGGAGGAGGAACGGGGGGTCCGAGAGATCCAGAGAGAACGGCAGGAGGAGGAACGAGGGGTCCGAGAGATCCGGAggggacgggaggaggaggaacgAGGGGTCCGAGAGATCCGGAggggacgggaggaggaggaacgAGGGGTCCGAGAGATCCGGAGGGGACGGGAGGAGGCTGAACGGGGGGTCCGAGAGATCCGGAGGGGACGGGAGGAGGCTGAACAGGGGGCCCGAGAGATCCAGAGAGAACGGCAGGAGGAGGATCGGGGGGTCCGAGAGATCCAGAGAGAACGGCAGGAGGAGGAACGAGGGGTCCAAGAGATCCAGAGGGGACGGGAGGAGGCTGAACGGGGGGTCCGAGAGATCCGGAGGGGACGGGAGGAGGCTGAACGGGGGGCCCGAGAGATCCGGAGGGGACGGGAGGAGGCTGAACGGGGGGCCCGAGAGATCCGGAGGGGACGGGAGGAGGCAGAACAGGGGGCCCGAGAGATCCGGAGGGGACGGGAGGAGGCTGAACGGGGGGTCCGAGAGATCCGGAGGGGACGGGAGGAGGCTGAACGGGGGGCCCTAGAGATCCGGAGGGGACCGGAGGAGGCTGAACGGGGGGCCCGAGAGATCCGGAGGGGACCGGAGGAGGTTGAACGGGGGGCCCTAGAGATCCGGAGGGGACCAGAGGAGGCTGAACAGGGGGCCCTAGAGATCCAGAGGGGACGGGAGGAGGCTGAACAGGGGGCCCTAGAGATCCAGAGGGGACGGGAGGAGGCTAAACAGGGGGTCCGAGAGATCCAGACGGAATGGGGAGTCCAAGAGATCCAGAGGGGACGGGAGGAGGCTGAACGGGGGGTCAGAGAGATCCAGAGGGGACGGGAGGAGGCTGAGCGGGGGGTCCGAGAGATCCAGAGGGGACGGGAGGAGGCTGAACGGGGGGTCAAAGAGATCCGGAGCAACAAGATGGGACCCAGACTAGAGGACCGAGGCACTGGAAGCCATGTGGAGGCTGGAAAGGCCAGTCCCCTCTCTAGAGACCATTACACCAGGGGCAATTGGAAGGCCAGTCCCCTCTATATAGGCGAGTCCGATCTGACCTTTCCCTCCTCACAGCGCCCTTCTCTTTCACATGTTGAAGACGTTTTTTGTCGGCTGAAATTGGAAACTGGGGGAGTACAGGATGGTGAACGTCCACCATCTGGGAACTTAGAAGAGAAGAACAACCCCCAGAGTCTGGGACAGCCACTGGTCCCATGTCTGTTGTGTGGACGACGTTTTATGGAACATCGCCTGCAGAAGCACAGCGTGGTATGTGAGAAAACGCAGCGCTCCAGGAGGAAAGTGTTTGACTCCTCAAAGGCCCGAGCCAAGGGAACAGATCTAGAGCAATACCTGCAGAAGAAAGGGAGACgaccctccccacccccccag GTCGGGACCACCTCCTGGCGCCAGAAGCACGAGTCTTTCCTGAGGACCATCCGCCAGACTCGTGTAGTGCAGGACGTTGTGGCCAGAGGGGGGAGAATATCTGATCTGCCGCCCCTTCCCCCAGAGGAAAACCCGGACTACTTGACTTGTCCTCACTGTAGTCGACGCTTTGCTCCACGTGCAGCTGAACGACATATTCCAAAGTGTGAGACCATTAAAAGCAAGCCACGTCCTCCACCAGCCCGTCGCCGCTGA